Proteins from a single region of Calonectris borealis chromosome 14, bCalBor7.hap1.2, whole genome shotgun sequence:
- the MPEG1 gene encoding macrophage-expressed gene 1 protein — protein MGWVLWGVLLAWMPVAWVRGAEQFQELSSSVGFPECRKALKLPSLEVLPGGGWDNLRNLDMGRVINLGYSLCKTTEDGSYIIPDEIFTIPRKQSNLDINSEIIESWKDYQSITSASINLELSLFSSINGKFSYDFHRTKTHQVKDRAVTTRVQVRNLVYTAKIKPGAVLDKGFKKQLMMIASHLENNQTRMADFLAEVLVLNYGTHTITSVDAGASLVQEDQIKATFLKDSWATRSAVTASAGAAFHSIISVKNEESLDVNSGFTKQYLENRTNSRVESIGGTPFYPGITLKTWQEGIRNHLVALDRSGLPLYFFINPSTLPELPTPTVKKLARRVEMAIRRYYTFNTYLGCTDATSPNFNFHANADDGSCEGAMTNFTFGGAFQECDGLAGPDTSTLCQELEQRNPLTGAFSCPTTYTPVLLGIQEREEGHSHLECHNKCILGIFCHRECRDVFWLSRVQFSAYWCAMSGPVAPSSGYLFGGLFSAHSANSITGAQSCPSGYFPLKLFDELRVCVSQDYEVGGQYAVPFGGFFSCQAGNPLAGWHQGTAKDPHAKSCPPGFSQHLALISDSCQVEYCIQAGIFTGGSLPPARLPPFTRPPTNLPAIDTVLVSSGEGESTWVRDGQSHVWRLAQPEEIQHVVEMVRGRRLTGGEVAGITVAVLAGLATILATVCYSHRRFKARGYRAMGEGDSLAATSPEDSTVLSVGEGYQQEPEGPMA, from the coding sequence ATgggctgggtgctgtggggggtGCTGCTCGCCTGGATGCCAGTGGCTTGGGTGAGAGGGGCTGAGCAGTTCCAGGAGCTGTCCTCCTCTGTGGGGTTTCCGGAGTGCAGGAAGGCCCTGAAGCTCCCAAGTCTGGAAGTCCTGCCGGGGGGAGGCTGGGATAACCTCAGGAATTTGGATATGGGCAGAGTCATCAACCTGGGCTATTCACTGTGCAAGACCACAGAAGACGGATCTTATATCATCCCAGATGAGATCTTCACTATCCCTCGCAAGCAGAGCAACCTGGACATCaactctgagatcatcgagtcatGGAAAGATTACCAAAGCATAACCTCTGCCTCCATCAACCTGGAGCTGTCCCTTTTCTCCTCCATCAACGGCAAGTTCTCCTATGACTTCCACCGGACCAAGACCCACCAAGTGAAAGACCGTGCTGTCACCACCCGAGTGCAAGTCAGGAACCTGGTTTACACTGCCAAGATCAAACCAGGGGCAGTCCTGGACAAGGGCTTCAAGAAGCAGCTGATGATGATCGCCAGCCACCTGGAGAACAACCAGACACGGATGGCTGATTTTCTGGCCGAGGTGCTGGTGCTTAACTATGGCACCCACACCATCACCTCAGTGGATGCTGGAGCCAGCTTGGTGCAGGAGGATCAGATCAAGGCAACCTTCCTGAAGGACAGCTGGGCCACACGGAGTGCTGTCACTGCCTCAGCCGGCGCGGCCTTCCACAGCATCATCAGTGTGAAAAACGAGGAGTCCCTGGATGTTAACTCTGGCTTCACCAAGCAGTATCTGGAGAACCGCACCAACTCCAGGGTAGAGAGCATCGGTGGGACCCCTTTTTACCCAGGCATCACCCTCAAGACCTGGCAGGAGGGGATTAGAAACCATTTGGTGGCTCTCGACCGCTCTGGGCTGCCCCTGTACTTCTTCATcaaccccagcaccctgccagagCTGCCCACCCCCACAGTGAAGAAGCTGGCCAGGCGAGTGGAGATGGCTATCCGCCGCTACTACACCTTCAACACCTACCTGGGCTGCACCGACGCCACCTCACCCAACTTCAACTTCCATGCCAATGCTGATGATGGCTCCTGTGAGGGTGCCATGACCAACTTCACCTTCGGGGGAGCCTTCCAGGAGTGTGACGGGCTTGCCGGCCCCGACACCAGCACGCTGtgccaggagctggagcagaggaaccCCCTCACTGGGGCTTTCTCCTGCCCCACCACCTACACTCCGGTGCTGCTGGGCATACAGGAGCGGGAGGAAGGCCACAGCCATCTGGAGTGCCACAACAAGTGCATCCTGGGCATCTTCTGCCACCGCGAGTGCCGGGACGTCTTCTGGCTCTCCCGGGTGCAATTCAGCGCCTACTGGTGCGCTATGAGTGGGCCGGTGGCCCCAAGCTCGGGATACCTCTTTGGTGGGCTGTTCAGCGCCCACAGTGCCAACTCCATCACCGGTGCCCAGTCCTGCCCCTCGGGGTACTTCCCGCTGAAGCTCTTCGATGAACTCAGGGTGTGCGTGAGCCAGGATTACGAGGTGGGTGGCCAGTATGCAGTGCCCTTCGGGGGCTTCTTCAGCTGCCAGGCAGGGAACCCATTGGCGGGGTGGCACCAGGGCACCGCCAAGGACCCCCATGCCAAGAGCTGCCCCCCAGGCTTCAGCCAGCACTTGGCCCTCATCAGTGATAGCTGCCAggtggagtactgcatccaggcTGGCATCTTCACAGGGGGCTCGCTgccgcctgcccgcctgccacCCTTCACTCGGCCCCCCACCAACCTGCCAGCCATCGACACCGTGCTGGTGAGtagcggggagggggagagcaccTGGGTCCGGGATGGGCAGAGCCATGTGTGGCGGCTGGCCCAGCCAGAAGAGATCCAGCATGTGGTGGAGATGGTGAGGGGCCGGAGGCTGACGGGGGGCGAGGTGGCTGGCATCACCGTGGCAGTCCTAGCAGGGCTGGCCACCATCCTGGCGACGGTCTGCTACAGCCACCGGAGGTTCAAGGCGAGGGGATACCGCGCAATGGGCGAAGGGGACAGCCTGGCTGCCACGAGCCCCGAGGACAGCACTGTGCTGAGCGTGGGTGAGGGGTACCAGCAAGAGCCAGAGGGGCCGATGGCATGA